From Chryseobacterium joostei, the proteins below share one genomic window:
- a CDS encoding DUF5995 family protein, with translation MKTIEEVLQKLDAIIIWCKENKSTAGYFACTYRIMTAQVLKGIQQKKFEDNPRMTMLDIAFAQRYLEAWENYSKGKKCTNSWYLAFEATKNKDLLILQHIFLGMNAHINLDLGISAASIMPYRKINPLKRDFENINNVIASINQKVQDSLSKICYPVDLIDQLSNGKDNAILDFAISRARETSWATAVIASSTPNFLRESVINIVDYAAAKIATQIVSPRILTPTLLKELKKCESGDVIKNIEILESTKTV, from the coding sequence ATGAAAACCATTGAGGAAGTTTTACAAAAACTGGATGCTATTATTATCTGGTGCAAGGAAAATAAAAGCACAGCAGGATATTTCGCCTGTACTTACCGTATTATGACGGCACAGGTTTTAAAAGGAATTCAGCAGAAAAAGTTTGAGGATAATCCAAGAATGACAATGCTTGATATTGCTTTCGCACAAAGATATCTTGAAGCATGGGAAAATTACAGCAAAGGAAAGAAATGTACAAACTCATGGTATCTGGCCTTTGAAGCAACCAAAAATAAAGACCTGTTAATTCTACAGCATATCTTCCTTGGCATGAATGCCCACATCAATCTGGATTTGGGAATTTCAGCAGCCTCCATTATGCCTTACCGGAAAATAAATCCTTTAAAAAGGGACTTTGAGAACATTAATAATGTTATTGCATCTATCAACCAGAAAGTTCAGGATTCTTTGAGTAAAATATGTTATCCCGTGGATCTTATTGATCAGCTTTCTAATGGAAAAGATAATGCCATATTGGATTTTGCGATATCCAGAGCGAGAGAAACCTCATGGGCAACGGCAGTAATTGCATCAAGCACTCCAAATTTCCTCAGAGAATCGGTTATCAATATTGTAGATTATGCAGCAGCAAAGATTGCCACCCAAATTGTGAGCCCCAGAATCCTCACTCCTACTCTTCTCAAGGAACTTAAAAAGTGTGAAAGTGGTGATGTGATAAAAAATATCGAAATATTGGAATCAACAAAAACGGTTTAA